A region of Dioscorea cayenensis subsp. rotundata cultivar TDr96_F1 chromosome 5, TDr96_F1_v2_PseudoChromosome.rev07_lg8_w22 25.fasta, whole genome shotgun sequence DNA encodes the following proteins:
- the LOC120259999 gene encoding uncharacterized protein LOC120259999 encodes MDDALIDAYLHQQAMGNRVGGTFTTHALDNIVNEMKGKFPDKPIDKEKLQNCMKNIKRPFKRCYDIFKNGMSGFAWSPTTEMWNAEPEVWQHLIEVKPEASEWMNKSIRNYEKLVQLYGQDRATGQHAETASEMRRRTLQNSGNTSRSPYSVDTINDIDFMVSQNEANLEKLCENENIPSHDNEVEDEASPLDQPSQFETPSSSRSKRVRRNDNHEDADMSIAIASIASALVQSTKTMEKTNTTIERSTNVLEQCVANRDPLKDFDVWDMVTNIGIPHFLHTKAYVFLVNDPKLLESVIRCPESHRKSVLLELMGHHHGSQD; translated from the exons ATGGACGATGCTTTGATAGATGCATATTTGCATCAACAAGCAATGGGGAACCGAGTTGGAGGAACTTTCACTACACATGCATTGGATAATATAGTGAATGAGATGAAGGGTAAATTTCCCGATAAACCAATAGACAAAGAAAAATTGCAAAattgcatgaaaaatataaaaagaccATTTAAACGATGCtatgacattttcaaaaatggaATGAGCGGATTTGCTTGGAGTCCAACAACGGAAATGTGGAATGCCGAGCCGGAGGTGTGGCAACACCTAATTGag GTTAAACCAGAAGCCTCTGAATGGATGAACAAGAGTATTaggaattatgaaaaattagttCAACTTTATGGCCAAGATAGGGCAACTGGACAACATGCCGAGACCGCGTcagagatgagaagaagaacacTTCAAAATTCGGGAAATACATCACGTAGCCCTTATTCGGTGGACACAATCAATGATATTGACTTTATGGTTTCCCAAAATGAAGCAAATTTGGAGAAATTGTGCGAGAATGAAAATATACCTTCACATGATAATGAAGTTGAAGATGAAGCTTCACCACTAGATCAACCATCACAATTTGAGACTCCAAGTTCTTCTAGGTCCAAAAGAGTTAGAAGAAATGACAATCATGAAGATGCAGACATGTCCATAGCTATTGCGTCAATAGCTAGTGCTCTCGTTCAATCAACTAAGACAATGGagaaaacaaacacaacaatagaAAGATCCACAAATGTGCTAGAACAATGTGTTGCAAATCGGGATCCACTTAAAGATTTTGATGTATGGGATATGGTTACAAACATAGGAATACCACACTTTCTCCATACCAAAGCATATGTGTTCCTTGTCAATGACCCAAAATTGTTAGAAAGTGTGATTAGATGCCCGGAATCGCATCGCAAATCGGTGTTGTTGGAGTTAATGGGTCATCATCATGGATCACAAGACTGA